A genomic window from Cupriavidus metallidurans CH34 includes:
- a CDS encoding antibiotic biosynthesis monooxygenase, which translates to MTSIIVHEVEPGAAGQYETWLADIRVACSRFPGYLSTDVIRPVGKSREYATIVRFADFKSLNAWMESDERRQHIARMQSSLRQGDRYEIRTGLDFWFTPKHAPVKVPTAWKQWLVTWSAILPLSIVVPLGVVPMLARLGFARDSFADKAVVSAAIVFLMVYVVMPRYTRLVARWLFK; encoded by the coding sequence GTGACCAGCATCATTGTTCACGAGGTCGAGCCCGGCGCCGCCGGGCAGTATGAGACGTGGCTCGCCGACATCCGTGTCGCCTGCTCCAGGTTTCCAGGCTACCTGAGCACCGACGTGATCCGCCCGGTCGGCAAGAGCCGTGAATACGCGACGATCGTCCGTTTCGCTGACTTCAAAAGCCTGAATGCCTGGATGGAATCCGATGAGCGCCGGCAGCATATTGCGCGGATGCAGTCGTCGCTGCGGCAGGGCGATCGATACGAGATCCGAACAGGTCTCGATTTCTGGTTCACGCCGAAGCACGCACCGGTCAAAGTGCCGACCGCGTGGAAGCAGTGGCTTGTCACGTGGAGCGCGATCTTGCCGCTCAGCATTGTTGTTCCGCTGGGGGTGGTGCCAATGCTCGCCCGTCTCGGCTTCGCCCGCGACTCGTTTGCCGACAAGGCCGTCGTTTCGGCGGCAATCGTGTTCCTGATGGTCTACGTGGTGATGCCACGCTATACCCGGCTTGTGGCGCGCTGGCTGTTCAAGTGA
- a CDS encoding LacI family DNA-binding transcriptional regulator, with protein MAHRQPVIAPPAANMPERKRLTLKDLAAEIDVHYSTVSRVMNPATRHLVADEVAARILQLAEQRGFRPNRIAAGLRTQRSGLVGVVLPDIANPVFPPILAGIESVLARDGYVPIVVNAGADKSRQRFVIDQLMGRQVEGLVLATAERDDPILDYCLKLSIPVVMVNRGEPTGCASCVVSDGLLAMQLTVDHLVKLGHRRIGHIAGPETTSTGQQRREGFLQAVKRHRLRRDDYAVVEAVSYSREAGREACAELFQALPGLTAIAAGNDLVAMGCYDYLREHGIRCPDDVSVVGHNDMPFVDALTPPLTTIRIAVHEMGEQAATLLLKKIGKPEAPVVSVSLTPELVVRGSTAAPR; from the coding sequence ATGGCGCATCGCCAACCCGTAATCGCACCGCCCGCTGCCAACATGCCCGAGCGCAAACGCCTGACTCTCAAAGACCTGGCTGCCGAGATTGACGTCCATTACTCCACCGTCTCGCGCGTGATGAATCCGGCCACGCGGCATCTGGTGGCCGACGAGGTGGCCGCACGCATCCTGCAGTTGGCCGAGCAGCGCGGCTTCCGGCCGAACCGGATCGCGGCCGGCCTGCGCACGCAGCGTTCCGGACTGGTCGGCGTGGTGCTGCCCGATATTGCCAACCCGGTGTTCCCGCCGATCCTTGCTGGTATCGAATCGGTGCTGGCGCGTGACGGCTATGTGCCGATCGTCGTCAATGCCGGCGCCGACAAGTCGCGTCAGCGGTTCGTCATCGACCAGTTGATGGGGCGGCAGGTGGAAGGACTGGTGCTGGCCACAGCAGAGCGCGACGACCCGATCCTCGACTACTGCCTGAAGCTTTCCATCCCGGTGGTGATGGTCAACCGGGGTGAGCCGACGGGGTGCGCATCGTGCGTGGTCAGCGATGGCTTGCTGGCGATGCAGCTGACTGTCGATCACCTGGTGAAGCTTGGTCATCGCCGCATCGGCCATATCGCCGGACCGGAGACCACGTCCACTGGCCAGCAGCGCCGCGAAGGCTTCCTGCAGGCGGTCAAGCGCCATCGCTTGCGCCGCGACGACTACGCGGTGGTGGAGGCCGTCAGCTACTCCCGTGAGGCCGGACGTGAAGCCTGCGCCGAACTGTTCCAGGCATTGCCGGGCCTGACCGCGATCGCGGCCGGCAACGACCTCGTCGCGATGGGCTGCTATGACTATTTGCGCGAGCACGGCATCCGCTGTCCGGATGACGTATCGGTTGTCGGGCACAACGACATGCCGTTCGTGGATGCGCTGACCCCACCGCTGACGACGATCCGTATTGCCGTGCACGAGATGGGCGAGCAGGCCGCTACGCTGCTGCTCAAGAAGATCGGCAAGCCGGAGGCGCCAGTGGTATCCGTCTCGCTGACGCCCGAACTCGTCGTGCGTGGTTCGACGGCCGCGCCGCGCTAA
- a CDS encoding TMEM175 family protein, whose amino-acid sequence MTINKSRLESFSDGVISVSLTLMLYQIQLPAEFNWTGVRAEAPHFFGYVLSFIYVGIYWNNHHHLFQMVRGINGKVMWANLNLLFWLTMIPITTTWTGKSEFSEIPTALYAFVLFMCAISYWILQRVIMASEGQGSMLAGAIGKDRKGRVSLVVYALAIVVSFFSSIAATLILIAMAAFWFLPDSRIERYLLGQGGRDS is encoded by the coding sequence ATGACCATCAACAAGAGTCGGCTGGAATCATTCAGCGATGGAGTGATTTCCGTGAGCTTGACGCTGATGCTCTATCAGATTCAGCTTCCAGCGGAGTTCAACTGGACTGGCGTACGAGCAGAGGCGCCCCATTTCTTTGGATACGTGCTCAGCTTCATCTATGTCGGCATCTACTGGAACAATCACCATCACCTGTTCCAGATGGTGCGTGGTATCAACGGGAAGGTCATGTGGGCGAACCTCAATCTGTTGTTCTGGCTGACGATGATTCCTATCACCACCACCTGGACTGGCAAGTCGGAATTCTCGGAGATTCCAACCGCGCTGTACGCCTTTGTGCTCTTTATGTGCGCCATATCCTATTGGATTCTGCAGCGCGTCATCATGGCATCGGAGGGACAGGGCTCCATGCTCGCAGGTGCCATCGGCAAGGATCGGAAGGGCAGGGTATCGCTCGTCGTGTACGCATTGGCGATCGTGGTGAGTTTCTTCAGCAGCATCGCGGCAACACTCATTCTGATTGCGATGGCTGCATTCTGGTTTCTGCCCGATTCGCGAATCGAGCGCTATCTTCTGGGGCAGGGCGGCAGGGATTCATAG
- a CDS encoding tripartite tricarboxylate transporter substrate binding protein produces MLRRFKALGAMLSLVMASTMATAAPPHYPSKPIRLVVPFSAGSATDILARIISTKMGEGGTYQIVVDNRPGAGGTLGATTVARSAPDGYTLILVSVGHAINATLYPKLGYDTVKDFAPVSLVASVPNVLVVNAASPYKSVRDLVTAAKAKPGAMNFDSAGSGSSTHLSGELFKMQAGIDIVHIPYKGTGEALTDVMAGRGDMMFAPTLSAMPFVKQGKLRALAVTTPARTSVLPDIPTVAEAGLPSYAFDSWFGVLAPAGTPKEIVDALNAEIGKVLASPDVRERMAAQGAEPRRSTPQAFASYIQVEIGKLAPVVRQSGVTAGQ; encoded by the coding sequence ATGCTTCGACGTTTCAAGGCGCTTGGCGCCATGCTTTCCCTTGTAATGGCATCGACCATGGCGACGGCTGCGCCGCCGCACTATCCCAGCAAGCCGATTCGGCTGGTCGTGCCGTTCTCGGCCGGCAGCGCCACCGACATACTGGCGCGCATCATCAGCACCAAGATGGGCGAAGGCGGCACGTATCAGATCGTTGTCGACAACCGGCCTGGCGCGGGCGGCACGCTTGGCGCCACCACGGTGGCCCGGTCGGCGCCGGATGGGTACACCCTTATTCTGGTCTCGGTGGGCCACGCCATCAATGCGACGCTCTACCCGAAGCTCGGCTATGACACGGTCAAGGATTTCGCGCCGGTCTCGCTGGTGGCATCGGTGCCGAACGTGTTGGTAGTGAACGCGGCGAGTCCGTACAAGTCGGTGCGTGATCTGGTGACGGCGGCGAAGGCCAAGCCGGGCGCGATGAACTTCGACTCGGCGGGATCGGGCAGTTCCACGCACCTGAGCGGCGAGTTGTTCAAGATGCAGGCCGGGATCGACATCGTGCATATTCCGTACAAGGGCACTGGCGAGGCTCTGACCGATGTCATGGCCGGGCGCGGTGACATGATGTTCGCGCCGACGCTTTCCGCCATGCCGTTTGTCAAGCAAGGCAAGCTGCGCGCGCTGGCAGTGACCACGCCCGCGCGCACGAGCGTGCTGCCCGATATCCCGACGGTAGCGGAGGCCGGACTGCCAAGCTACGCCTTCGATTCCTGGTTCGGCGTGCTGGCGCCGGCGGGTACCCCGAAGGAAATCGTCGATGCGCTAAACGCGGAGATCGGCAAGGTGCTGGCTTCGCCAGACGTGCGCGAGAGGATGGCTGCACAGGGTGCCGAGCCCCGCCGCAGCACACCGCAGGCGTTCGCCAGCTATATCCAGGTGGAGATCGGCAAGCTCGCGCCAGTGGTGCGGCAGTCGGGGGTGACGGCGGGGCAGTAG
- a CDS encoding hydrolase translates to MSNAKLEVLTPRNSQLIIIDHQPQMAFGVQSMDRQTMKNNVVGLAKAAKVFDVPTTITTVESESFSGYTYPELLDVFPGKQTLERSSMNSWDDQKVRDALAANGRKKVIVAGLWTEVCNTTFALSAMLEGDYEIYMVADASGGTTKEAHDYAMQRMIQAGVVPVTWQQVLLEWQRDWKNRETYDAVMAVAKEHSGAYGMGIDYAYTMVHKAAQRTATPHASIAPVHAPVIER, encoded by the coding sequence ATGTCGAACGCCAAACTGGAAGTCCTGACCCCGCGCAACAGCCAGCTGATCATCATTGACCACCAGCCGCAAATGGCCTTCGGCGTCCAGTCGATGGACCGTCAGACCATGAAGAACAACGTTGTGGGCCTGGCCAAGGCTGCGAAGGTCTTCGACGTGCCGACCACCATCACCACCGTCGAAAGCGAGTCGTTCTCGGGCTACACCTACCCGGAACTGCTCGACGTGTTCCCCGGCAAGCAAACCCTGGAACGCTCCTCGATGAACTCCTGGGACGACCAGAAAGTACGCGACGCGCTGGCCGCCAATGGCCGCAAGAAGGTAATCGTGGCCGGCCTGTGGACCGAGGTCTGCAACACCACTTTCGCGCTCTCCGCCATGCTTGAAGGCGACTACGAAATCTACATGGTGGCCGACGCCTCGGGCGGCACCACCAAGGAAGCGCATGACTACGCCATGCAGCGCATGATCCAGGCCGGCGTGGTACCGGTGACGTGGCAACAGGTTCTGCTGGAATGGCAACGCGACTGGAAGAACCGCGAAACGTACGACGCGGTGATGGCCGTGGCCAAGGAACACTCAGGCGCCTACGGCATGGGCATCGACTACGCCTACACGATGGTTCACAAGGCCGCGCAACGCACGGCAACCCCACACGCATCGATCGCGCCCGTACACGCACCGGTGATCGAGCGCTGA
- a CDS encoding beta-keto acid cleavage family enzyme: MHARKTIITCAVTGNIVKPDQHPGLPITPEQIANAALEAADAGAAVAHIHVRDPETGKPSMRLDYYADVIDRIRARNRALIINLTTGPGGRFVPDEDEPRVAAAGTTLLHPLKRVEHIAALRPDVCSLDLNTMNSGADVVINTPGNVRKMAEVIRAAGVMPELEIFDSGDLNMALDFMRDGVLEGPGLWTFVLGVKYGFAPTPETIFYARNMLPPGAHWSAFGIGRAEFPIVAQAWLAGGHVRVGLEDNIYLEKGVLAPSNAALVAKARDIVKSLGGDIASSADARRTLGLREV, translated from the coding sequence ATGCACGCACGCAAGACCATCATCACCTGCGCGGTGACCGGCAATATCGTCAAGCCAGACCAGCATCCCGGTCTGCCCATCACACCGGAACAGATCGCCAACGCCGCGCTCGAAGCGGCCGACGCTGGCGCTGCCGTCGCGCACATCCATGTACGCGATCCGGAAACGGGCAAGCCGTCGATGCGTCTCGATTACTACGCCGACGTGATCGACCGCATCCGCGCGCGCAACCGTGCGCTGATCATCAACCTGACCACGGGCCCCGGCGGGCGCTTTGTGCCCGACGAGGACGAGCCGCGCGTGGCTGCGGCGGGTACCACGCTGCTGCATCCGCTCAAGCGCGTCGAGCACATCGCCGCATTGCGTCCCGACGTGTGCTCACTCGACCTCAACACGATGAACTCGGGCGCCGACGTGGTGATCAACACGCCGGGCAACGTCCGCAAGATGGCCGAGGTGATTCGCGCCGCAGGCGTGATGCCGGAGCTCGAGATCTTCGATTCAGGCGATCTGAACATGGCGCTCGACTTCATGCGTGATGGCGTGCTTGAAGGCCCGGGGCTGTGGACTTTCGTGCTGGGCGTGAAGTATGGCTTCGCACCCACGCCGGAAACGATCTTCTACGCCCGCAACATGCTGCCACCGGGCGCGCACTGGTCGGCGTTCGGCATCGGCCGCGCGGAGTTCCCGATCGTCGCGCAGGCCTGGCTGGCGGGTGGCCACGTCCGAGTCGGCCTGGAAGACAACATCTATCTCGAAAAAGGCGTGCTGGCGCCGAGCAACGCCGCGTTGGTCGCCAAGGCGCGCGACATCGTGAAGTCGCTCGGTGGCGACATCGCTTCATCCGCCGATGCGCGCCGCACGCTCGGACTGCGCGAAGTCTGA
- a CDS encoding DsbA family oxidoreductase, producing the protein MTPIDIIITYDFICPWCWIGHQSLKAGIEQAGMAGRFRSQYQPYELNPDMPKPSSNRKAYRSRKFGSWERSQVLDAEVAAAGKRVGLAFNYDRILVTPNTRLAHRLMRYVLDQDAARADDLFSAVMEAYFTRGQDIGSLDVLVDIAVSIGFDAAGVREYLNGSAGETSVVAQELQAQFDGVRSVPTYRVGNQRITDGQPPQHFARVLQAAAGEVENM; encoded by the coding sequence ATGACACCGATAGACATCATCATCACTTACGACTTCATTTGCCCCTGGTGCTGGATCGGGCATCAATCGCTGAAGGCCGGCATCGAGCAGGCTGGCATGGCTGGCCGATTCCGCTCGCAATACCAGCCTTACGAGCTCAACCCGGACATGCCGAAACCCAGCTCGAATCGCAAGGCATATCGCAGCCGCAAGTTCGGCAGCTGGGAGCGGTCCCAGGTGCTGGATGCGGAGGTTGCGGCGGCTGGGAAACGCGTGGGACTTGCATTCAACTACGACCGGATACTGGTCACGCCGAATACACGCCTGGCACACCGCCTTATGCGCTACGTACTGGACCAGGACGCCGCACGCGCGGATGACTTGTTCAGCGCAGTGATGGAAGCCTATTTCACACGCGGACAGGACATTGGCTCTCTGGACGTGCTGGTAGACATCGCGGTTTCGATCGGCTTCGACGCAGCCGGCGTGCGCGAGTATCTGAACGGCTCGGCCGGGGAAACGAGCGTCGTGGCCCAGGAACTACAGGCCCAGTTCGATGGCGTCCGTTCGGTGCCCACATACCGGGTCGGCAACCAGCGTATCACCGATGGTCAACCGCCCCAACATTTCGCCCGCGTCTTGCAGGCTGCTGCCGGCGAAGTGGAGAACATGTAG
- a CDS encoding quinone oxidoreductase family protein yields MNTIQVKRKAANIDELDLTLLGVPRPEAADGECVIEVTSAGVNPSDVKATLGLMPHAVWPRTPGRDYAGVVIDGPAALMGQQVWGSGGELGIRRDGTHGKYLRVNAQSVRAKPATLSLLEAGAVGVPFITAYEGLRRAGMPKAGSVVLVGGGNGKVGQATIQIATALGARVFAVERGAEPYRGHASGPVRMIDASREGIADVVRAETGGHGADIVYNTVGSPYFEQANLAMAIGATQIFISTIEKPVPFDIFAFYRGQHTYVGVDTLALDSQACANILDALAPMFASGALKPFPVLDDYTYALADAREAYRAVLQGASERVVLKP; encoded by the coding sequence ATGAACACTATCCAGGTCAAACGAAAAGCCGCGAACATCGACGAACTCGATCTCACCCTGTTGGGGGTGCCACGCCCCGAGGCTGCCGATGGCGAATGCGTGATCGAAGTGACCAGCGCCGGGGTGAACCCGAGCGACGTGAAGGCGACGCTCGGCCTGATGCCCCACGCGGTCTGGCCGCGTACCCCGGGGCGAGACTACGCAGGCGTCGTCATAGATGGGCCGGCTGCGCTCATGGGCCAGCAGGTATGGGGCAGCGGCGGCGAGCTTGGTATCCGCCGCGACGGCACCCATGGCAAGTACCTGCGCGTCAACGCGCAATCGGTGCGCGCCAAGCCGGCTACGCTGTCGCTGCTGGAAGCGGGTGCGGTGGGTGTGCCGTTCATCACCGCGTACGAAGGCTTGCGACGCGCGGGCATGCCGAAGGCAGGCAGCGTGGTGCTGGTCGGCGGTGGAAACGGCAAGGTGGGGCAGGCCACGATCCAGATCGCCACGGCGCTCGGCGCGCGTGTCTTCGCCGTCGAGCGTGGCGCCGAGCCGTATCGCGGCCACGCAAGCGGTCCGGTGCGCATGATCGACGCCAGCCGTGAAGGCATTGCCGACGTGGTGCGGGCCGAGACCGGCGGCCATGGTGCGGACATCGTCTACAACACCGTGGGCAGCCCGTACTTCGAACAAGCGAATCTGGCCATGGCGATTGGTGCCACGCAGATCTTCATCTCGACGATCGAGAAGCCTGTACCGTTCGACATCTTCGCGTTCTATCGCGGCCAACACACGTATGTCGGCGTCGATACGCTCGCACTGGACAGCCAGGCGTGCGCCAACATCCTGGATGCGCTCGCCCCGATGTTCGCCTCCGGTGCGTTGAAGCCATTCCCGGTACTCGACGACTACACGTATGCACTTGCGGATGCCCGGGAGGCGTATCGCGCGGTACTGCAGGGCGCGAGCGAGCGCGTGGTGCTCAAGCCATGA
- a CDS encoding porin, with the protein MPPILHLRRRHVMPLVVMATGFVADASAETNVTIYGRLNTAIEYSSASTSTNGTSLGSVVRQTNNRSVFGFRGEEDLGGSLKAVWQIESNLSIDTGQGQIAGRNSRIGLQGDYGLFFMGHWTTPYTEATMGYDPYYPTTAGYMALIGNGSTSSSDNVQDTSSFDRRQKNIVQYRSPSLAGVSVSLGWGLPEEKLTVPRNPALYSMAAVYERGPLNATVAYEIHQHYQAAGRNDDALKFGIAYQLFQGTRLAAIYEHLHYRTDTGDLQRNAYYASLVQQVGTGSVRAGVAYAANGTGSSTSTIGYFRSGAETGAIQFTVGYDYPLSKRTALFAYYSRINNKKNAVYDFAINQLGIKAGADPQTVALGMRHFF; encoded by the coding sequence ATGCCCCCGATACTGCACCTGCGCCGACGCCACGTCATGCCACTGGTCGTCATGGCGACCGGCTTTGTCGCCGACGCCAGCGCGGAAACCAACGTGACGATCTATGGCCGGCTCAACACAGCCATCGAGTATTCGAGCGCCAGTACCTCGACGAATGGCACGTCGCTTGGCAGCGTGGTGCGCCAGACCAACAACCGTTCGGTGTTCGGCTTCCGCGGTGAGGAAGATCTGGGAGGATCGCTGAAGGCGGTGTGGCAGATCGAAAGCAACCTGTCGATCGATACCGGGCAGGGACAGATCGCGGGACGCAATTCGCGCATCGGTCTGCAGGGCGACTATGGCCTGTTTTTCATGGGGCATTGGACCACGCCCTACACCGAGGCAACGATGGGTTACGACCCGTACTACCCGACCACCGCCGGCTACATGGCGCTGATCGGCAACGGATCGACCTCGAGCTCCGACAACGTGCAGGACACCAGTTCGTTCGACCGGCGTCAGAAGAACATCGTGCAGTACCGTTCGCCGTCACTGGCCGGCGTCAGTGTCTCGCTCGGCTGGGGGCTGCCAGAGGAAAAGCTCACCGTGCCGCGCAATCCGGCGCTGTACTCGATGGCTGCCGTCTACGAACGTGGCCCGCTGAACGCCACCGTCGCCTACGAAATCCACCAACACTATCAGGCCGCGGGCCGCAACGACGATGCGCTGAAATTCGGCATCGCTTACCAGTTGTTCCAGGGGACGCGCCTTGCGGCGATCTACGAGCACCTGCACTACCGCACCGATACGGGTGACCTGCAGCGCAACGCCTATTACGCGTCGCTGGTGCAGCAGGTAGGTACCGGCAGTGTGCGCGCTGGCGTTGCATATGCCGCGAACGGGACAGGGTCGTCGACCAGCACGATTGGCTACTTCCGCAGTGGCGCCGAGACGGGAGCTATCCAGTTCACGGTTGGCTACGACTATCCGCTGTCGAAGCGCACGGCGCTGTTCGCGTACTACAGCCGCATCAACAACAAGAAGAACGCGGTCTACGACTTCGCAATCAACCAGCTCGGCATCAAGGCTGGCGCTGACCCGCAAACAGTGGCGCTCGGCATGCGTCACTTCTTCTGA
- a CDS encoding YoaK family protein gives MTAISDSQSHDNPAASLWAQCRAAVLLTIVGGAIDTIGFIALLGFFTAHVTGNLVLAGAALVKGGAGLWVKLGAIPLFIVTVMLAKMWIDRCNQSHKTLGWLFVAEAVFLSAFMLVGLYFDPLLDPGAGELALTGGLGLMALAIRNTASKTLIKHISPSTMMTGNTTQFGIDLSNFVRTFSREHGVAVLKSGSIVVGFVAGAFLGAVLYMRIGFWSVLPFTLAILYLASLAFRKQFI, from the coding sequence ATGACGGCCATCAGCGATTCGCAATCCCACGACAACCCGGCAGCCAGCCTGTGGGCGCAATGCCGCGCGGCAGTGCTGCTCACCATCGTGGGTGGCGCCATCGACACCATCGGCTTCATCGCCTTGCTCGGCTTCTTCACCGCCCATGTGACGGGCAACCTGGTGCTGGCAGGCGCGGCCCTTGTGAAAGGGGGCGCGGGACTGTGGGTGAAACTGGGCGCCATTCCGCTATTCATCGTCACGGTCATGCTGGCCAAGATGTGGATCGACCGCTGCAACCAGTCCCACAAGACCCTGGGCTGGCTGTTCGTGGCGGAGGCGGTGTTCCTGTCCGCCTTCATGCTGGTGGGACTGTACTTCGATCCGCTCCTTGATCCCGGCGCGGGTGAGCTGGCACTGACGGGTGGCCTGGGCCTGATGGCTCTGGCAATCCGCAATACGGCGAGCAAGACCTTGATCAAGCACATCAGCCCCAGCACGATGATGACGGGGAACACCACGCAGTTTGGCATCGATCTATCCAACTTCGTGCGCACGTTCAGCCGCGAACACGGGGTCGCCGTGCTGAAAAGCGGAAGCATCGTCGTCGGGTTTGTCGCGGGCGCGTTCCTTGGCGCGGTGCTTTACATGCGCATCGGCTTCTGGAGTGTGCTGCCTTTCACGCTGGCGATCTTGTATCTGGCCAGCCTTGCGTTCCGCAAGCAGTTCATTTGA
- a CDS encoding SDR family NAD(P)-dependent oxidoreductase, giving the protein MPIHSLSGKVAVIIGGTGGIGLATGHALAEIGASVVLTGRDADRTASAVATLPAGNHLAAHAEVGDSATLRLLADDVQHHYGRVDILVNTSGFTRAIPHADLDALDDALIDEMFAVNWRGQFAAIRAFAPLLRANGDGLVVNVGSIAGRTGQGSNVAYCAVKAGLDVMAMSLGRALAPAIRVLNVSPGVVDTGFVPGRDSSFNERAAKTTPLRRIGQAQDVADAIVACATSLRFATGTTIVVDGGRQLG; this is encoded by the coding sequence ATGCCTATTCATTCCCTATCCGGCAAAGTCGCCGTGATCATCGGTGGCACCGGCGGCATTGGCCTCGCCACAGGCCATGCGCTGGCAGAGATCGGCGCCAGCGTGGTGCTGACCGGACGCGATGCGGACCGCACCGCGAGCGCCGTCGCCACGCTGCCGGCCGGCAATCACCTGGCTGCTCATGCAGAAGTCGGCGACAGCGCCACGCTGCGGCTGCTTGCGGACGACGTCCAGCATCATTACGGACGTGTCGACATCCTCGTCAACACGTCGGGCTTCACACGTGCGATTCCGCATGCCGATCTCGATGCGCTCGACGATGCGTTGATCGACGAAATGTTTGCCGTCAACTGGCGCGGCCAGTTCGCCGCGATTCGCGCGTTCGCACCACTGCTGCGCGCGAACGGCGACGGCCTGGTCGTCAACGTCGGCTCGATCGCGGGGCGCACCGGGCAAGGCAGCAACGTTGCGTACTGCGCGGTCAAGGCGGGTCTCGACGTCATGGCAATGTCGCTGGGCCGTGCACTCGCCCCAGCAATCCGCGTGCTCAATGTTTCTCCGGGCGTAGTGGATACCGGCTTCGTACCGGGCCGCGATAGCAGCTTCAATGAACGCGCGGCCAAGACCACACCGCTGCGGCGGATCGGCCAGGCGCAGGACGTGGCTGACGCCATCGTCGCGTGCGCCACATCGCTTCGCTTTGCCACGGGCACCACCATCGTCGTCGATGGCGGGCGCCAGCTCGGCTGA
- a CDS encoding cupin domain-containing protein: MNTTRFAQAPAYFPANHEGMHCLRLQGHEAGPSEALWMGVSVILPGGHTSMDASPVEKHYVVLEGEVCIRTPGESVTLGQFDSVRLAPGEGRQVSNPGNRPAMLLLAMPYPKAVNP, translated from the coding sequence ATGAACACCACCCGGTTCGCACAGGCGCCGGCCTATTTCCCAGCCAATCACGAAGGTATGCACTGCCTGCGCTTGCAGGGGCACGAAGCTGGGCCGTCCGAGGCGTTGTGGATGGGCGTGTCCGTGATCCTCCCGGGCGGCCACACGTCCATGGATGCCTCGCCCGTGGAAAAGCACTACGTGGTGCTGGAAGGCGAGGTATGCATCCGGACGCCCGGGGAGAGCGTCACGCTCGGCCAGTTCGATTCGGTGCGGCTGGCGCCGGGAGAGGGGCGCCAGGTATCCAACCCTGGCAATCGGCCAGCGATGTTGCTGCTGGCCATGCCTTATCCGAAAGCTGTCAATCCATAA
- a CDS encoding intradiol ring-cleavage dioxygenase produces METMQSRSTPQSIEDLALIDDEWSVTDVVRRAMEGTENPRLRTVMAALVRHLHEFLREVRPTDEEFELGLEFIAALGHATHATNNEVVLAADVLGLSTLVTTMNNSTVGGRTPGALLGPFYRANAPRYQCGDCVVQDDAPGLPLFVSGTVRATDGTPLRGATVEVWQASPVGLYDNQDPNQPDRNLRGLFQTDAEGGYHFRTVRPAGYPVPTNGPVGELLAAQFRHPYRPAHIHFIVAAPGYRTLVTQVFADDSDILETDVTFGVHRQLVGRFQQVEAGRSPWGDIPAPFYTLAFDFTLEPGVQTFPRPPID; encoded by the coding sequence ATGGAGACGATGCAATCTCGATCGACGCCGCAATCCATTGAAGACCTGGCCCTGATCGACGACGAATGGTCGGTGACCGACGTTGTCAGGCGTGCAATGGAGGGAACGGAGAATCCGCGCCTGCGCACCGTGATGGCGGCGCTGGTGCGGCATCTGCACGAATTCCTGCGCGAAGTGCGTCCGACCGACGAGGAGTTTGAGTTAGGGCTCGAGTTCATTGCCGCGCTTGGCCACGCCACGCACGCCACCAACAATGAGGTGGTGCTCGCCGCCGACGTGCTGGGCCTGTCGACACTGGTGACCACGATGAACAACAGCACAGTGGGTGGCCGTACCCCGGGCGCGCTGCTGGGGCCGTTCTATCGCGCCAATGCGCCGCGTTACCAGTGCGGCGATTGCGTGGTGCAGGACGACGCACCGGGTCTGCCACTGTTCGTCAGCGGCACCGTGCGTGCGACCGACGGCACGCCATTGCGCGGCGCGACGGTCGAAGTCTGGCAGGCGTCGCCGGTCGGGCTCTACGACAATCAGGACCCGAACCAGCCGGACCGCAATCTGCGCGGACTGTTCCAGACCGATGCGGAAGGCGGCTATCACTTCCGCACCGTGCGCCCGGCCGGCTATCCTGTGCCCACCAACGGCCCGGTCGGCGAACTGCTGGCAGCGCAGTTTCGCCATCCGTATCGCCCAGCGCATATCCATTTCATCGTCGCCGCGCCGGGCTATCGCACGCTGGTGACGCAGGTGTTTGCCGACGACTCCGACATTCTCGAAACCGATGTCACGTTCGGCGTGCATCGCCAGCTCGTTGGCCGCTTTCAGCAGGTGGAAGCGGGACGCAGCCCGTGGGGCGACATACCCGCGCCGTTCTACACGCTGGCATTTGATTTCACGCTGGAACCGGGCGTTCAGACGTTCCCGCGTCCGCCGATCGATTGA